AGCTGGGCCATGTCCTTGTCGCCAGTGGAAATAATGACTTGACGGCCTTGGGCCGCGGCCAGTACGGCGAGGGTGCCGATAACATCGTCCGCTTCTACTCCATCGACAATAAGCAAGGGCAATCCCATGGCTTTTAACAAGGTCAGCAGAGGTTCAAACTGACAGCTTAAGTCATCGGGCATGGGGGCGCGGTGTGCCTTGTATTCCGGGTACCAGTCATCGCGGAACGTTTTTCCTTTGGCATCAAAAATAACCGCCAGATGCTGCGGTTTATAATCCTTGATTAAGCGCTTGACCATATTGGCCACACCATAAATGGCACCCGTGGGTTTGCCTTTGGAATTGGTTAAGGGAGGCAATGCATGGAAAGCACGGAAAAAATAGGATGAACCGTCAACCAGAATTAATGGGGATGTCATTATTCACTCGCTTCATATTGAGCTAAACGCTCACTCAACTCATTGACTTTCTCGCTTAAGGCTTTTAAGTTTTTCCGCATCAGTGGAATACGCGTCACGGAAAGTTCTTGCTCAATGGCTTTGTCGCGTGGACGTGCTGGATTGCCCAGATAAATATTGCCTTCCAGCAAATGTTTTTTAGGTGGAACACCCGCGCGTGCGGCTAAAATGACCCCGTCATCGATGCGCACATGATCGCTAACCCCGACATTGGCAGCGAAAATGACATGGTTACCACTGGTGGTACTGCCGGCGATGCCGGTGAATGCACAGAGAATATTGTGCTGCCCCAGTTTAACGGAATGCGCAACCTGAACCAGATTATCAATTTTCGTTCCTGCCCCAATGATCGTAGAACCCAGCGTGGCTCTGTCAATCACCGCATTGGCACCCACTTCCACATCGTCTTCGATGACCACATTGCCAAGATGGGGCATTTTGAGGTGTTGTCCATCAACAAAAGTATAGCCGAATCCATCCGAACCGATCACGGTGGCCGCATGAATGCACACACGCTGGCCAAGGTGGCAACCATCGTAAATGGTAACGTTCGGATGCAGGGTGGTACCAGCGCCAATCGTTACTTTTTCGCCAATGTGGACATGGCCCTTCAGGATGCATTCATCGCCAATCACGGTCTGTGCGCCGATCACCACGTAAGGGCCGATGTAGACATTTTTACCAACGGTGGCGTCGGGTGCAATCACAGCGGTAGGATGAATTCCGGGGGCTGGCTGCGGCTGCGGGTAAAAGTGGTTGAGTAACTCGATAAAGGCTTTAATCGGGTTTTTAACCTGGATAACGGGTTTAACGTCGCTGGTGACCGACAAATTCACCAGAATGGCGGCTGCTTCCGATTGCTCGGCAATTTTCAAATTGTCATTCCCGTCAGCAAAAACCAGTGAGCCGGGAAGAATATTATCAATGGGGGATATGCACTGGACAAGTAATTGTTCATCCCCGACTACCGTACCCTGTACCCGATTTGCAATTTCAACTAAAGATGCCTTCATCAACGAACCTATATAAACCATGCAAAATAGCAGGATTATACCGCGATGCGGGATTAGTTGCGAATCATGTTTTATTGCCTGTCATGGCCGCAGTAATAGCGCCATTAAGATACGCTTCTAAGCAACAGGGCGGCGTTGGCTCCACCAAAAGCAAAATGTTGAGACAAGGCGATATCGATCGGTTGTTTGCGGGCGTTATTGGCGACATAATCCAAATCACAGGCAGGATCGGGCTCATTGAGATTAATGGTCGGCAGCAACAGGTCTTCCTTTAAACTTAACGCGGTGGCTATGATTTCCATGGCGCCGGCAGCGCCTATGGGATGGCCGGTCATGGCTTTTTGTGCTGTAACGGGTATATCGTAAGCCCGCTCGCCGAACACGCGTTTGATGGTTTTTGTTTCGGTGATGTCGTTGAGTTCAGTGCCTGTGCCATGGGCATTGATGTATTGCACGTCATTGATGCTGAGACGGGCATCATCAAGAGCGGTTTGAATGGCACGAACCTGACCTTCAGAGTCCGGTGCGGTGACATGATAGGCGTCGCAACTGGCGCCAAAACCGATGATTTCGCCCCAAATGGCCGCGCCCCGTGCGCGGGCGTGCTGATATTCTTCCAGGATGAGGATTCCCGCGCCATCAGCCATCACCATGCCGCTGCGATTTTTATCGAAGGGTCGGCAGGCCTGAGCGGGATTCTCATTCTGGGTTGACATAACCCGCAATTTACACCAGGCCGCCATGATGGTTTCCCACAACAGGGATTCCGTTCCACCGCAGAGCGCGACGCTTAACCGTCCTTCGGCTATTTGCTGATAGGCATTGCCAATGGCTTCAGCAGACGAAACGCAGGCATTGGAAATGGTGGAGTTCGGGCCGCCTAAACCAAAAGCAATGGCAATGTGATTGGCTACAGAATTGGGCATGCCGCGGATGACGCTCAGCGGAGGGATTTTTTTCCATCCTTCATTAAAAAAAGCCTGATAAGCGGATTCCAGTTCAGGCGTGCCCCCTAAGCTTGTGCCAATGTAGGTGCCGGCTTTTGCCAATTCAGTCTTGCTTAAACCGGCACGTTCAATGGCGTGATGGCTGCAATAAAGGGCATATTGAGTCGCTCGCGGGTAGCGTTTGCTTTTATCGAATTCCGGAAGATGGGCTAGGGAAAAATCATGGATTTCGCCGGCAATCTGGGTGGGGTAAGGGCTTGGGTCATAATTTTGAATGCGTTTTATCCCGCATTGGCCTTTAACCGCTGCCGCCCAAAAATTGTCTAATCCGTTACCGATGGACGACACGATCTCCATGCCAGTGATCACCACGCGCTTTTTCATTCCATACCCTCAGGGCTTTCCGTAAGCAATAAAAGGCAATACTAAAGGGGGGCAAGAAAACCTGTCAAGCGAATTGACAATTCTTTCGTGGGAGGGGCAGCAGCACGGTACAGGCCATTGTTTTATAAGCATTATTGCTGGCTGCGAGCCATACTCGACACCAGCATGATTCGCAAGGAATCAATGGGTATAAACCAGTAGTCATGTTCATAAAGGACGCTGAAGCCATGACGAAGGTACAGATCAAGCGCGCCGCGATTGGTGGTTTCAACATCCAGCTCCTGCCGCTCTTTGCCCTGCGTTAAGGCGTGATTGATGCAATACGCGAGCAATTCGCTGCCAAGACCCTGGCGTTGATAGGCAGGAAGGATTGCAA
This Legionella sp. MW5194 DNA region includes the following protein-coding sequences:
- the lpxD gene encoding UDP-3-O-(3-hydroxymyristoyl)glucosamine N-acyltransferase, producing MKASLVEIANRVQGTVVGDEQLLVQCISPIDNILPGSLVFADGNDNLKIAEQSEAAAILVNLSVTSDVKPVIQVKNPIKAFIELLNHFYPQPQPAPGIHPTAVIAPDATVGKNVYIGPYVVIGAQTVIGDECILKGHVHIGEKVTIGAGTTLHPNVTIYDGCHLGQRVCIHAATVIGSDGFGYTFVDGQHLKMPHLGNVVIEDDVEVGANAVIDRATLGSTIIGAGTKIDNLVQVAHSVKLGQHNILCAFTGIAGSTTSGNHVIFAANVGVSDHVRIDDGVILAARAGVPPKKHLLEGNIYLGNPARPRDKAIEQELSVTRIPLMRKNLKALSEKVNELSERLAQYEASE
- a CDS encoding beta-ketoacyl synthase; this encodes MKKRVVITGMEIVSSIGNGLDNFWAAAVKGQCGIKRIQNYDPSPYPTQIAGEIHDFSLAHLPEFDKSKRYPRATQYALYCSHHAIERAGLSKTELAKAGTYIGTSLGGTPELESAYQAFFNEGWKKIPPLSVIRGMPNSVANHIAIAFGLGGPNSTISNACVSSAEAIGNAYQQIAEGRLSVALCGGTESLLWETIMAAWCKLRVMSTQNENPAQACRPFDKNRSGMVMADGAGILILEEYQHARARGAAIWGEIIGFGASCDAYHVTAPDSEGQVRAIQTALDDARLSINDVQYINAHGTGTELNDITETKTIKRVFGERAYDIPVTAQKAMTGHPIGAAGAMEIIATALSLKEDLLLPTINLNEPDPACDLDYVANNARKQPIDIALSQHFAFGGANAALLLRSVS